CGGGCTCTGGCAAGAGCACGACCATCGCGTCGATGCTCAACTATATCAACCACAACTACCGCAAGCACATTCTGACGCTGGAAGATCCGATCGAATTCACGTTTACGGAAGACAAGTGCTTGATCAATCAGCGTGAGGTCGGCACGGATGTGATCGACTTTTCCATTGGTATGAAGCATGCCGTCCGCGAAGACCCCGACGTGATGCTCGTGGGCGAGATGCGCGATCAAGAAACCTTTATGACGGCGATTCATGCCGCGGAAACCGGCCACTTGGTGTTTGGGACGATTCACGCCAGTTCTGCACCCAGCACGATCAGCCGCATTCTCGACCTGTTTCCGCAAGAAATGCACAATGCGCTGCGCAGCGCGATCGCATTCAACATGCGGGGCATTGTCGCCCAGAAGCTGCTCCCGTCGATTAAGCCCGGTGTGGGGCGCGTGCCGACGGTCGAGATCATGACGTTCAATCCGTCGGTTCGCAAACTCCTGCTGGAGGAGCGCGATGAAAAATTGGGCGACTTGATTCGCATGTCGTCCAAGGAAGGAATGCAAGATTTTACGGCCAGCTTGAAGGACTTGGTGGAGCGCGATTTGGTGGATCGAAACGTGGCGCTCGAAGTGGCGCCCAACGTCGAGGCACTGAAAATGGCGCTCAAGGGCATCGAAGTCAAAACACCGGGAATTCTGTAAACCTGTTGGGTAGGCTGGCGGCCTGATGTCTGGTAGACAGATGCGACAAACGTTGCCAGCAAGCCAGCCGGGACGATCAGTCACCGAACGACCAGACTCTGCTACTTTGGAATGAATTAATGGCGCATTGGGGAAAATTGATTCTCGGGGGCGCGTTTTTGACTGCCAGCTTGATGGCGGTCGATGGCGCATGGGCACAAGTTCCACCCTCGCCAGACCAACCGGCGGCCGCGCCCGATCGCTGGCCGAACTTTTCACTGCCGCCGTCGCCAACGGCTTTCCCTCACGGCCCTGGGCACTATTTGAGTACGCTCAAATTGGTGTTGGTCATCGCCTTGTTCCTGCTGTGGGTCAAGACGACCGATTGGGTCGGCCAGGATACGAATCGAACGAGCTTAAACTACGCGGTTTGGGATCCAGTCGTCTTCGCGCCATTCATGGTGGCGTTTCTGCTGCTATTGATGGTACCTTGGTTTATAGTTGGCTATCTGGTGATGGTGTTTGCCTGGGCGATTCCGCTGGGCACCTATGTGGTGTTGCGCAACAAGATCGTCCAGGAACATCAAAAAGTGATGACGCCTGGCCACTTGCGCCACGTTTTTGCACAGGCAATGGGAATGGTCGGCGTGAAAATCGCCAGCGAACGTCAACTAGCCCATCAAAAGGGCGCCCCTGTGCATTTCAAAGCCACTGCGCGCGGCGACAAGGACGGAGAGGCGAATTTACTCTTGGCCAGGCGGTCGCCGGGCTATGTACCGACGAAGGATCTGTTTGCTGAACTGATCGACCGAGTTGGCAATGCGGCGCTGTTGGAAGTCACCCCACAACATGTCGCCGTCCGCTATCAAATCGACGGCGTCTGGCACAATGTTGAGCCGCGCGAGCGGGAACCTGGTGAAATGATGGTCGCCGTCCTGAAAACCATTGCCGGCGCGGATGCCAACGAGCGGGTCAAACGACAAGAAGGAAACTTCGCCGCCGAATACAACGGCGCGAAGTTTTTCGCCCGGTTGCAGAGCCAAACGGCCGACGGTGCCGAGCGAGTGTTGATCAATCTGAATCCCACCAAAGTGCCGATTCAAACGCTCGAAGAACTGGGCATGAGGCCCAAGACGCAGGAAAAGCTCAAGGAGTTGCTGAGTCAGCCGCGGGGCTTTGTCATCTTTTCCGCGCCGCCGGGCGGTGGCTTGAGCAGTTTGTTCGACGGCGCGCTCAAGGCTTGCGACCGGTACATGCGCGACTTTGCCTCGATTGAGGATGTCGCCCACCGCGAACACGATATCGAAAACGTGCATGTCACCACCTACAACGCGGCTGCCGGCGAAACGCCGCTGCCAACATTGCAGAAAGTGATTCGCACCTATCCGAACGTGCTCGTGATGCGGCACCTGCCCAATGCCGAGACGGTAAAGTTTCTTTGCGATCAAGTGCAAGAAGACCGCTTGATCATGACCGCCGTGCGGGCCAAAGACGCGGCCGAATCGGTGCTACGCGTGATGATGCTCAAAGCGCCGCCGAAGGATCTAGTCGGCGCGGCAACCGGCGCGGTTTGCGTCCGGTTGATTCGCAAGCTGTGCGACCAGTGCAAAGAGCCATATCCGCCGCCGCAGGAATTGCTCAAGCAACTCGGCCTGCCCCCAGGA
This genomic interval from Pirellulales bacterium contains the following:
- the tadA gene encoding Flp pilus assembly complex ATPase component TadA, yielding MAHWGKLILGGAFLTASLMAVDGAWAQVPPSPDQPAAAPDRWPNFSLPPSPTAFPHGPGHYLSTLKLVLVIALFLLWVKTTDWVGQDTNRTSLNYAVWDPVVFAPFMVAFLLLLMVPWFIVGYLVMVFAWAIPLGTYVVLRNKIVQEHQKVMTPGHLRHVFAQAMGMVGVKIASERQLAHQKGAPVHFKATARGDKDGEANLLLARRSPGYVPTKDLFAELIDRVGNAALLEVTPQHVAVRYQIDGVWHNVEPREREPGEMMVAVLKTIAGADANERVKRQEGNFAAEYNGAKFFARLQSQTADGAERVLINLNPTKVPIQTLEELGMRPKTQEKLKELLSQPRGFVIFSAPPGGGLSSLFDGALKACDRYMRDFASIEDVAHREHDIENVHVTTYNAAAGETPLPTLQKVIRTYPNVLVMRHLPNAETVKFLCDQVQEDRLIMTAVRAKDAAESVLRVMMLKAPPKDLVGAATGAVCVRLIRKLCDQCKEPYPPPQELLKQLGLPPGKVQAFFRPPSEPDPKKPCPNCQGIGYKGRTGMFELLIVDDAVREVLMKSPKLDLVRAAARKGGMKTFQDEGLVLVVKGVTSMPELQRALQG
- a CDS encoding PilT/PilU family type 4a pilus ATPase, translated to MAEHATNHHFKLKSPTEDRFLQRRQDLEIDKLFRALVKHEGSDLHLKVDRPPYVRVKGSLRPLSRDPIDDEEMVRLIFAMFDDRRRAIFDETGGCDFAHVVDVDGVKWRFRVNVLQQLGHVGMVARRVNNWIPDFAGLNLPPIMEDLCKFDQGMILLAGVTGSGKSTTIASMLNYINHNYRKHILTLEDPIEFTFTEDKCLINQREVGTDVIDFSIGMKHAVREDPDVMLVGEMRDQETFMTAIHAAETGHLVFGTIHASSAPSTISRILDLFPQEMHNALRSAIAFNMRGIVAQKLLPSIKPGVGRVPTVEIMTFNPSVRKLLLEERDEKLGDLIRMSSKEGMQDFTASLKDLVERDLVDRNVALEVAPNVEALKMALKGIEVKTPGIL